In the Bacteroidales bacterium genome, GGATAACAACTACGTTGACAATTTACAATGGGCTACAAAAGAAGAAATGATAGAGCATAGTGAAAAAAGTCCGCGCGTGATAGAAGCAAGAAGAAAACGTATTAAGGATTTGCAACGCGATGGACACAAATTGACAGTGACTCAAGTATTATTTATAAAGAAAAAACTTTTTGACCCTAATCGCAAGACACGATTGAAAATTATTGCGCGACAATTTGGAGTTTCTGAAATGACGCTGCATCGCATAAAGACAGGGGAAAATTGGGGGCATATCACCATACAGACAGGCGACAATGAAAAATTAAAAAAATAATAATTAGATACAGGAATTTCAAAATACTAATGAGCAATTTGCATTAATCCGGCATTGTAATTTCTTTGTTCATCAATAATTCTGTATATGTAAATTCCTTCCCCCATATTTGATGTGGGAATTTTTACACTTGAAGTTCCTTTTAAAACCTGCTTTTCATAAATCACTCTTCCTGTTAAATCATTTATCTGAAGTGTTGCGTTATTTGTGATATTGTAAAGAGGAAACTCAGTATTTTTATCGCACGGGTTAGG is a window encoding:
- a CDS encoding HNH endonuclease — encoded protein: MIRFFYNEEWKEFKRDYNSKFRYAISNFGRVISFTDKVENGTLLKCGQIGGYKVLQYIIYTKPGKIFRRLFIHRLVATHFIPNKSEDKVFVLHLDHNKDNNYVDNLQWATKEEMIEHSEKSPRVIEARRKRIKDLQRDGHKLTVTQVLFIKKKLFDPNRKTRLKIIARQFGVSEMTLHRIKTGENWGHITIQTGDNEKLKK